A genomic stretch from Setaria viridis chromosome 1, Setaria_viridis_v4.0, whole genome shotgun sequence includes:
- the LOC117863801 gene encoding uncharacterized protein produces MLLNCGSLSSWVRRFVACVGGCFGCAQPTPIIAVDEPSKGLRIQGRSVKRRHLSDDFWSSSPHEMENSALQSRHSMSSISTAAQPNDQHAAGSSSNPNEFVNQGLLQWHQTRQQWIGKRKRNSQGQQSREPKISHYATYESLLGSTKPFAQSIPLSEMVDFLVVSWEQEGLYD; encoded by the exons ATGCTGCTGAACTGCGGGTCGCTCTCCTCCTGGGTGCGCCGCTTCGTCGCCTGCGTCGG AGGTTGTTTTGGTTGTGCCCAGCCTACTCCCATAATAGCTGTTGATGAGCCTTCAAAAGGTTTAAGAATTCAAGGGCGCTCAGTAAAAAGGCGCCATTTGTCCGACGACTTTTGGAGTTCAAGTCCGCACGAAATGGAGAACAGTGCCCTGCAATCCCGACATAGTATGTCTTCAATCAGTACAGCAGCACAACCTAATGACCAGCATGCTGCTGGAAGTAGCAGCAATCCAAATGAATTTGTAAATCAAG GTCTTCTACAATGGCACCAGACTAGACAACAGTGGATTGGAAAACGAAAGCGTAATTCTCAGGGCCAACAAAGTCGAGAACCAAAAATAAG TCATTATGCCACATATGAGAGCCTGCTTGGTAGCACAAAACCATTTGCACAATCGATCCCTCTCAGT GAAATGGTGGATTTCCTCGTGGTCAGCTGGGAGCAGGAAGGCCTATACGATTAG
- the LOC117863794 gene encoding 23.6 kDa heat shock protein, mitochondrial: MALARLCLNRALAGRAPALARPAYAASPAADVSLHLHSPFSTSSSAADSATGGEASRREVAVSGQSAAPARRGGRWAWRDLRDFTPFRLVDGLGSALSQVAGALGRPLERLAPSRLLSGKVREDEARYRLRFEVPGLGKEDVRVAVEDGVLVIEGEKREHGGEEGDGDGEWWAASGYHASLVLPDDARAEGITAEVKDGVLYVNVPRTGQRSRNVTEVKVQ, translated from the exons ATGGCTCTAGCTCGCCTGTGCCTCAACAgggccctcgccggccgcgcgccggcgctggcgaggCCGGCCTACGCCGCATCCCCGGCGGCGGACGTGAGCCTTCACCTTCACTCCCCCTTCTCAACATCGTCGTCTGCGGCCGACTCTGCCACCGGAGGCGAGGCGAGCCGCCGGGAGGTCGCCGTGTCGGGCCagtccgccgcccccgcgcgccgcggcggccgctggGCGTGGCGAGACCTCCGCGACTTCACCCCGTTCCGCCTCGTCGACG GGCTCGGGAGCGCGCTGTCGCAGGTGGCGGGGGCGCTGGGCCGGCCGCTGGAGCGGCTGGCGCCGTCGCGGCTGTTGTCGGGGAAGGTGCGGGAGGACGAGGCGCGGTACCGGCTGCGGTTCGAGGTGCCGGGGCTCGGGAAGGAGGACGTGCGCGTGGCGGTGGAGGACGGCGTGCTGGTCATCGAGGGCGAGAAGCGGGAgcacggcggggaggagggagacggcgacggcgagtggTGGGCGGCCAGCGGGTACCACGCCAGCCTGGTGCTCCCGGACGACGCGCGCGCCGAGGGGATCACCGCGGAGGTGAAGGACGGCGTGCTCTACGTCAACGTGCCGCGCACCGGGCAGCGCAGCCGGAACGTCACCGAGGTTAAGGTCCAGTAG
- the LOC117853074 gene encoding ADP,ATP carrier protein ER-ANT1 — MGAAAAAPVPPNQREEATPPPVRSARSPASVAADFAMGGAAAAVAKTGAAPVERVKLLLQNQGEMLRRGTLTRPYEGIAHAFARVLREEGAAALWRGNQANVIRYFPTQAFNFAFKGYFKSFFGYDREKNGKWKWLAGNVASGSAAGATTSLLLYHLDYARTRLATDAIESRGNKRQFRGLLDVYKKTLTTDGISGLYRGFSVSIVGITLYRGLYFGIYDTMKPLVLVGPLEGNFFASFALGWAITTFSGACAYPFDTVRRRMMLTSGQPFKYRNGFHAVKQIVLTEGFFTLFRGVGANILSGMAGAGVLSGYDQLQQFASRHGHNFERKMKGVLK, encoded by the exons atgggcgccgccgccgccgcgcccgtacCACCGAACCAGCGAGAggaggcgacgccgccgcctgtgAGGTCCGCGAGGTCGCCGGCGAGCGTGGCGGCGGACTTCGCcatgggcggcgcggccgccgcggtggccaAGACGGGGGCCGCGCCGGTGGAGCGCgtcaagctgctgctgcagaaCCAGGGCGAGATGCTGCGGCGGGGCACCCTCACGCGGCCCTACGAGGGCATCGCCCACGCCTTCGCCCGCGTCCTCCGcgaggagggcgccgccgcgctctggCGCGGCAACCAGGCCAACGTCATCCGCTACTTCCCCACCCAG GCTTTTAACTTTGCATTCAAGGGCTACTTTAAAAGCTTCTTTGGCTACGACAGGGAGAAAAATGGAAAATGGAAGTGGTTGGCTGGTAATGTAGCCTCTGGCAGTGCTGCAGGAGCTACAACGTCATTACTGCTATACCATCTAGATTATGCACGAACAAGGCTAGCTACTGATGCAATTGAATCCCGAGGCAACAAACGCCAGTTCAGGGGGCTGCTGGATGTGTACAAGAAGACACTTACAACCGACGGCATATCTGGACTATACCGAGGTTTCAGTGTGTCTATTGTGGGCATCACCCTGTACCGGGGTTTATATTTTGGCATCTATGACACCATGAAACCTCTTGTTCTAGTAGGACCATTGGAG GGGAATTTCTTTGCCAGCTTCGCCTTGGGCTGGGCAATAACTACTTTCTCGGGGGCCTGCGCCTATCCATTCGACACGGTCCGTCGTAGAATGATGTTAACTTCAGGACAGCCATTCAAATACAGGAACGGCTTCCATGCAGTAAAACAGATAGTTTTAACTGAAGGGTTCTTCACATTATTCAGAGGAGTTGGTGCGAATATTCTATCAGGAATGGCAGGAGCTGGAGTTCTTTCCGGCTACGACCAGCTCCAACAGTTTGCAAGTCGGCATGGTCACAATTTTGAGCGCAAGATGAAAGGGGTATTGAAATGA
- the LOC117843356 gene encoding flavonoid O-methyltransferase-like protein Os11g0303600: MAQNHSTHPMMATTTTFELLQAQTELWCHTLAYLKSMALQSVIKLRIPTAIHRCGGAASLRELHEHLPVPASKLPCLSRLMKLLVISGIFREGKEGVYHLTPVSRLLVEDNAKGGKACLSQFALLATSPFHFRASQLLSEWLESEDDAVAETPFMMAHGAGFFPYTARDLEFGELFNGAMGADSRFVAEIVVRECGDVFAGLTSLIDVGGGDGTTAKAIAKAFPHVRCSVLELPQVADNMPVNGVVEFVAGDMMESIPPADVVLLKFVLHNWSDEDCVRILKRSKEAISTRGPKGKVIIIDTVAGSASSKRTLEAQLLMDVCMMMLTTGEERGEERWHRLFLDAGLSRYKINPILGSQSLIEVFP, from the exons ATGGCTCAAAACCACTCTACGCATCCCATGATggctaccaccaccacctttGAACTTCTGCAAGCCCAGACGGAGCTTTGGTGCCACACCCTCGCCTACCTCAAATCCATGGCGCTGCAAAGCGTGATCAAGCTTAGGATCCCCACCGCCATCCATCgttgcggcggcgccgcctccctgcgCGAGCTACACGAACATCTCCCGGTCCCCGCAAGCAAATTGCCATGCTTGTCTCGCCTAATGAAGCTGCTGGTCATCTCAGGAATCTTTAGAGAGGGCAAGGAAGGCGTGTACCATCTCACCCCGGTATCACGCCTCCTCGTGGAGGACAACGCCAAGGGTGGCAAAGCATGCCTGTCGCAGTTTGCACTCCTGGCCACTTCACCATTCCACTTCCGGGCGTCTCAACTCCTATCTGAGTGGCTGGAGAGTGAGGACGATGCTGTGGCAGAGACACCGTTCATGATGGCGCATGGAGCGGGATTTTTTCCCTACACGGCTCGTGACTTGGAGTTCGGTGAGTTGTTCAACGGGGCCATGGGCGCCGACAGCCGCTTTGTGGCTGAAATCGTCGTGCGCGAGTGCGGCGATGTATTCGCCGGGTTAACGTCTCTGATCGACGTCGGAGGTGGGGATGGTACCACGGCGAAGGCTATTGCAAAGGCCTTCCCACACGTGAGGTGCTCGGTGTTGGAGCTTCCCCAAGTGGCGGACAACATGCCGGTTAATGGCGTGGTTGAGTTCGTTGCAGGTGACATGATGGAGTCCATCCCTCCAGCTGATGTTGTGTTACTCAAG TTTGTGCTGCACAACTGGAGTGACGAGGATTGTGTACGGATCTTAAAGCGATCGAAGGAAGCTATCTCTACTCGAGGACCAAAAGGGAAGGTGATAATCATAGATACGGTGGCAGGCTCGGCGTCGTCCAAACGGACACTCGAAGCTCAGCTTCTGATGGATGTATGCATGATGATGCTAACAACGGGTGAAGAGAGGGGCGAGGAGAGGTGGCACAGGTTGTTCCTAGACGCGGGTCTTAGTCGATACAAGATCAATCCCATCTTGGGATCTCAATCACTCATCGAGGTCTTTCCGTAG